In Ciconia boyciana chromosome 3, ASM3463844v1, whole genome shotgun sequence, a genomic segment contains:
- the HADHB gene encoding trifunctional enzyme subunit beta, mitochondrial isoform X1: MSSMLTHAIRNLPASSAWAARVFARSLSCSSQLQAAAVQPKSKKTLAKSGVKNIVVVEGVRIPFLQSGTSYADLMPHDLARAALQGLLNRTSVPRDVVDYIVYGTVIQEVKTSNVAREAALGAGFSDKTPAHTVTMACISSNQAMTTGVGMIAAGQCDVVVAGGVELMSDVPIRHSRKMRKTMLTLNRAKTLGQKLSLISKIRPDYFAPELPAVAEFSTSETMGHSADRLAAAFAVSRLEQDEYALRSHTLAKKAQDGGLLLDVVPFKVPGKDTVTKDNGIRPSSMEQMGKLKPAFVKPYGTVTAANSSFLTDGASAILLMSEEKALAMGYKPKAYLRDFVYVSQDPKDQLLLGPTYATPKVLEKAGLTMADIDVFEFHEAFAGQILANLKAMDSDWFAQNYMGRKSKVGAPPLEKFNNWGGSLSLGHPFGATGCRLVITAAHRLKKEGGQYGLVAACAAGGQGHAMIVELYPQ, from the exons ATGAGTTCCATGCTGACCCATGCCATCAGAAACCTCCCTGCTTCCTCAGCATGGGCTGCCAGGGTCT ttgcTCGATCGCTCAGCTGCTCTTCACAGTTACAAGCCGCAG CAGTCCAGCCTAAGAGTAAGAAGACCTTAGCCAAAAGTGGTGTGAAGAACATTGTTGTGGTAGAAGGTGTCCGTATTCCATTTTTGCAGTCTGGCACCTC GTATGCGGATCTTATGCCACATGACTTAGCAAGAGCAGCGTTGCA GGGGTTGCTGAACCGGACCAGTGTCCCAAGGGATGTTGTTGATTACATTGTTTATGGCACAGTTATCCAGGAGGTGAAAACAAGTAATGTTGCCAGAGAG GCTGCACTGGGAGCAGGTTTCTCTGACAAAACTCCAGCCCATACAGTCACCATGGCTTGCATTTCTTCAAACCAGGCTATGACCACAG GCGTGGGTATGATTGCAGCTGGACAGTGTGATGTCGTCGTAGCGGGGGGTGTGGAGTTAATGTCAGACGTTCCCATTCGTCACAGtaggaagatgaggaagactATGCTCACTCTTAACCGAGCCAAGACCTTGGGCCAAAAGCTCTCCCTGATTTCCAAAATTCGCCCTGACTACTTTGCTCctgag CTCCCAGCTGTGGCAGAGTTTTCCACCAGCGAGACTATGGGGCACTCTGCCGATCGTTTGGCTGCTGCCTTTGCCGTTTCCCGTTTGGAGCAAGATGAGTATGCCCTCCGTTCACACACGCTAGCCAAGAAAGCCCAGGACGGAGGCTTGCTACTTGATGTGGTGCCCTTCAAAGTTCCAG GCAAAGATACGGTTACCAAAGATAATGGGATCCGTCCTTCCTCAATGGAGCAGATGGGCAAGCTGAAGCCGGCTTTTGTCAAGCCGTACGGAACTGTCACAGCTGCCAACTCCTCCTTCCTG ACGGATGGGGCTTCGGCAATTCTGCTCATGTCTGAGGAGAAGGCTCTGGCAATGGGATACAAACCAAAGGCCTACCTAAG GGACTTTGTGTACGTGTCCCAGGATCCAAAGGACCAACTGCTACTGGG TCCAACATACGCTACTCCCAAAGTGCTAGAGAAGGCTGGTCTAACCATGGCTGATATCGATGTGTTTGAATTCCATGAAGCTTTTGCT GGGCAGATACTGGCGAACCTGAAAGCGATGGATTCGGACTGGTTTGCACAAAACTACATGGGCAGAAAGTCAAAG GTCGGAGCCCCTCCTCTGGAAAAGTTCAACAACTGGGGCGGCTCCCTCTCGCTGGGACATCCTTTCGGTGCCACTGGCTGCCGTCTAGTAATTACTGCTGCCCATAGATTGAAGAAGGAGGGAGGCCAATACGGCCTGgttgctgcctgtgctgcaggagggcag ggGCACGCGATGATAGTGGAGCTCTACCCTCAGTAA
- the HADHB gene encoding trifunctional enzyme subunit beta, mitochondrial isoform X2: MSSMLTHAIRNLPASSAWAARVFARSLSCSSQLQAAVQPKSKKTLAKSGVKNIVVVEGVRIPFLQSGTSYADLMPHDLARAALQGLLNRTSVPRDVVDYIVYGTVIQEVKTSNVAREAALGAGFSDKTPAHTVTMACISSNQAMTTGVGMIAAGQCDVVVAGGVELMSDVPIRHSRKMRKTMLTLNRAKTLGQKLSLISKIRPDYFAPELPAVAEFSTSETMGHSADRLAAAFAVSRLEQDEYALRSHTLAKKAQDGGLLLDVVPFKVPGKDTVTKDNGIRPSSMEQMGKLKPAFVKPYGTVTAANSSFLTDGASAILLMSEEKALAMGYKPKAYLRDFVYVSQDPKDQLLLGPTYATPKVLEKAGLTMADIDVFEFHEAFAGQILANLKAMDSDWFAQNYMGRKSKVGAPPLEKFNNWGGSLSLGHPFGATGCRLVITAAHRLKKEGGQYGLVAACAAGGQGHAMIVELYPQ, translated from the exons ATGAGTTCCATGCTGACCCATGCCATCAGAAACCTCCCTGCTTCCTCAGCATGGGCTGCCAGGGTCT ttgcTCGATCGCTCAGCTGCTCTTCACAGTTACAAGCCGCAG TCCAGCCTAAGAGTAAGAAGACCTTAGCCAAAAGTGGTGTGAAGAACATTGTTGTGGTAGAAGGTGTCCGTATTCCATTTTTGCAGTCTGGCACCTC GTATGCGGATCTTATGCCACATGACTTAGCAAGAGCAGCGTTGCA GGGGTTGCTGAACCGGACCAGTGTCCCAAGGGATGTTGTTGATTACATTGTTTATGGCACAGTTATCCAGGAGGTGAAAACAAGTAATGTTGCCAGAGAG GCTGCACTGGGAGCAGGTTTCTCTGACAAAACTCCAGCCCATACAGTCACCATGGCTTGCATTTCTTCAAACCAGGCTATGACCACAG GCGTGGGTATGATTGCAGCTGGACAGTGTGATGTCGTCGTAGCGGGGGGTGTGGAGTTAATGTCAGACGTTCCCATTCGTCACAGtaggaagatgaggaagactATGCTCACTCTTAACCGAGCCAAGACCTTGGGCCAAAAGCTCTCCCTGATTTCCAAAATTCGCCCTGACTACTTTGCTCctgag CTCCCAGCTGTGGCAGAGTTTTCCACCAGCGAGACTATGGGGCACTCTGCCGATCGTTTGGCTGCTGCCTTTGCCGTTTCCCGTTTGGAGCAAGATGAGTATGCCCTCCGTTCACACACGCTAGCCAAGAAAGCCCAGGACGGAGGCTTGCTACTTGATGTGGTGCCCTTCAAAGTTCCAG GCAAAGATACGGTTACCAAAGATAATGGGATCCGTCCTTCCTCAATGGAGCAGATGGGCAAGCTGAAGCCGGCTTTTGTCAAGCCGTACGGAACTGTCACAGCTGCCAACTCCTCCTTCCTG ACGGATGGGGCTTCGGCAATTCTGCTCATGTCTGAGGAGAAGGCTCTGGCAATGGGATACAAACCAAAGGCCTACCTAAG GGACTTTGTGTACGTGTCCCAGGATCCAAAGGACCAACTGCTACTGGG TCCAACATACGCTACTCCCAAAGTGCTAGAGAAGGCTGGTCTAACCATGGCTGATATCGATGTGTTTGAATTCCATGAAGCTTTTGCT GGGCAGATACTGGCGAACCTGAAAGCGATGGATTCGGACTGGTTTGCACAAAACTACATGGGCAGAAAGTCAAAG GTCGGAGCCCCTCCTCTGGAAAAGTTCAACAACTGGGGCGGCTCCCTCTCGCTGGGACATCCTTTCGGTGCCACTGGCTGCCGTCTAGTAATTACTGCTGCCCATAGATTGAAGAAGGAGGGAGGCCAATACGGCCTGgttgctgcctgtgctgcaggagggcag ggGCACGCGATGATAGTGGAGCTCTACCCTCAGTAA